In the genome of Streptomyces racemochromogenes, one region contains:
- a CDS encoding tail fiber domain-containing protein — MKTHPDTPVRLNTEHQFNGFAVLETLATLPVSSWRYTWDPEHVRHLGPMAQDWHAAFGLGDTDTAIDFIDSNGITIVAIQALHQLVTDLQQEITQLRSQLAALPQNTTAPFTPTS, encoded by the coding sequence ATGAAGACACATCCGGACACCCCCGTCCGCCTCAACACCGAGCATCAGTTCAACGGATTCGCCGTACTCGAAACCCTCGCCACCCTGCCTGTAAGCAGCTGGCGCTACACATGGGACCCCGAACACGTCCGCCACCTCGGACCTATGGCGCAAGACTGGCACGCAGCCTTCGGCCTGGGAGACACCGACACCGCAATCGACTTCATCGACTCAAACGGCATCACAATCGTCGCGATCCAAGCACTCCACCAACTCGTCACAGACCTCCAACAAGAAATCACACAACTCCGATCACAACTAGCCGCCCTCCCCCAAAACACCACCGCACCCTTCACCCCAACAAGCTGA
- a CDS encoding DEAD/DEAH box helicase: MSKIPLKEHQVDQKSAFRKWVGFPARSSVPPQGARGTIVSATGSGKTITAAACALESFADGRILVTVPTLDLLVQTAQAWRLVGHRAPMIAVCSLENDPVLNELGVRTTTNPIQLALWASSGPVVVFATYASLVDREDTDAPEGQQKVRGPLETALAGGERLYGQQMTGFDLAIVDEAHGTAGDLGRPWAAIHDNARIPADFRLYLTATPRILAAARPQKGAGGEEAELASMADDPNGTYGRWLAELGLSEAIEREILAGFEIDVLEIRDPSPVLGESEEAQRGRRLALLQTALLEHAAAYNLRTVMTFHQKVEEAAAFAEKLPETAAELYLTDASDADLAAAEKLPKSSIDAEFYELEAGRHVPPDRVWSAWLCGDHLVTERREVLRQFANGIDANNRRVHRAFLASVRVLGEGVDITGERGVEAICFADTRGSQVEIVQNIGRALRLNKDGSTKIARIIVPVFLEPGEDPTDMVASASFRPLVAVLQGLRSHDDRLVEQLASRALTSGKRKTHVRRDEDGQIVGTRGEGEDQEDGTDAAAESALLHFSSPRDAATIAAFLRTRVYRPESLVWLEGYQALLRWRAQNEITGLYAVPYDTETEVGVTKAFPLGRWVHQQRKALRAGELEDRRKTLLDAPEAGMVWEPGEEAWEAKLAVLRSYHRATGHLAPRQDAMWGEDDAIVPVGQHMANLRRKGAKNGLGKDPDRAAERAAQLTAIDEDWDCPWPLDWQRHYRVLADLVDADGVLPYIAPGVVFDGDDVGRWLQQQKQPANWARLLPEQRERLTALGVQPDKAPSPAPAASRKAKGPSKAQQAFQRGLTALAQWVEREGAHRPVPRAHGEEITVDGEAEPIVVKLGVWVSNTKTRRHKLTTEQLAALAKLGVDWA, from the coding sequence GTGTCGAAAATTCCGCTTAAGGAACACCAGGTCGATCAAAAGTCGGCGTTTCGAAAGTGGGTCGGATTCCCTGCAAGGTCATCTGTGCCCCCGCAAGGTGCCCGAGGCACCATCGTGTCAGCGACCGGCTCGGGCAAGACGATCACGGCCGCCGCGTGCGCGCTGGAGTCGTTCGCGGACGGCCGGATCCTCGTCACCGTGCCCACCCTGGACCTGCTGGTCCAGACCGCACAGGCGTGGCGCCTGGTGGGCCACCGGGCCCCGATGATCGCCGTCTGCTCGCTGGAGAACGACCCCGTCCTGAACGAGCTGGGGGTGCGGACCACCACGAACCCGATCCAGCTCGCCCTGTGGGCCTCCTCAGGGCCGGTCGTCGTGTTCGCCACGTATGCCTCCCTGGTGGACCGCGAGGACACCGACGCACCCGAGGGGCAGCAGAAGGTTCGCGGTCCGCTGGAGACCGCCCTGGCAGGCGGGGAGCGCCTGTACGGGCAGCAGATGACGGGCTTCGACCTCGCCATCGTCGACGAGGCCCACGGAACCGCCGGCGACCTCGGACGACCCTGGGCGGCCATCCACGACAACGCCCGCATCCCGGCCGACTTCCGGCTCTACCTCACCGCGACCCCGCGCATCCTGGCCGCGGCCCGGCCGCAGAAGGGCGCCGGAGGCGAGGAGGCCGAGCTCGCGAGCATGGCCGACGACCCGAACGGAACCTACGGCAGGTGGCTGGCCGAGTTGGGGCTCTCGGAGGCGATCGAGCGGGAGATCCTCGCCGGGTTCGAGATCGACGTCCTGGAGATCCGCGACCCGTCGCCTGTACTCGGCGAATCCGAGGAGGCGCAGCGGGGCCGGCGCCTGGCTCTCCTGCAGACCGCCCTCTTGGAGCACGCCGCGGCGTACAACTTGCGTACGGTCATGACGTTCCACCAGAAGGTCGAGGAGGCCGCCGCGTTCGCAGAGAAGCTGCCCGAGACGGCCGCCGAGCTGTACCTCACCGACGCCTCCGACGCCGACCTCGCGGCTGCGGAGAAGCTCCCGAAGTCGTCGATCGACGCCGAGTTCTACGAGCTGGAGGCCGGCCGCCACGTCCCGCCGGACCGGGTCTGGTCGGCCTGGCTGTGCGGGGACCACCTCGTCACCGAGCGCCGGGAGGTCCTGCGCCAGTTCGCCAACGGCATCGACGCGAACAACCGGCGCGTACACCGGGCGTTCCTCGCGTCCGTACGCGTGCTGGGCGAGGGCGTAGACATCACCGGCGAGCGCGGGGTGGAGGCGATCTGCTTCGCCGACACCCGCGGCTCCCAGGTCGAGATCGTCCAGAACATCGGGCGCGCGCTCCGGCTCAACAAGGACGGGTCCACGAAGATCGCGCGCATCATCGTGCCCGTCTTCCTGGAGCCCGGCGAGGACCCGACCGACATGGTGGCCTCCGCGAGCTTCCGCCCTCTTGTAGCGGTCCTCCAGGGCCTGCGATCTCATGACGACCGTCTGGTCGAGCAGCTCGCCTCCCGCGCCCTCACCAGCGGCAAACGCAAGACCCACGTCCGGCGCGACGAGGACGGACAGATCGTCGGCACCCGCGGCGAGGGCGAGGACCAGGAGGACGGCACCGACGCCGCAGCCGAATCGGCGCTGCTCCACTTCTCCAGCCCACGCGACGCAGCCACCATCGCCGCGTTCCTGCGCACCCGCGTCTACCGGCCGGAGTCCCTGGTGTGGCTGGAGGGCTACCAAGCCCTGCTCCGGTGGAGGGCCCAGAACGAGATCACCGGCCTGTACGCGGTCCCGTACGACACCGAGACCGAGGTCGGCGTCACGAAGGCCTTCCCTCTCGGCCGGTGGGTGCACCAGCAGCGCAAGGCCCTGCGGGCCGGGGAGCTCGAGGACCGGCGCAAGACCCTCCTGGACGCGCCGGAGGCCGGGATGGTCTGGGAGCCCGGCGAGGAGGCATGGGAGGCCAAGCTCGCCGTGCTCCGCTCCTACCACCGCGCCACCGGACACCTCGCACCCCGGCAAGACGCCATGTGGGGCGAGGACGACGCGATAGTGCCCGTCGGACAGCACATGGCCAACCTCCGCCGCAAAGGCGCGAAGAACGGCCTGGGCAAGGACCCGGACCGGGCGGCGGAGCGCGCAGCGCAGCTGACCGCGATCGACGAGGACTGGGACTGCCCGTGGCCGTTGGACTGGCAGCGGCACTACCGCGTCCTGGCGGACCTGGTCGACGCCGACGGCGTCCTGCCCTACATCGCGCCGGGGGTCGTCTTCGACGGCGACGACGTCGGCCGGTGGCTCCAGCAGCAAAAGCAGCCAGCCAACTGGGCGCGGCTGCTGCCCGAGCAGCGGGAACGGCTGACCGCGCTGGGCGTACAGCCCGACAAGGCACCCTCCCCCGCACCCGCAGCCAGCCGCAAGGCGAAGGGGCCGAGCAAGGCGCAGCAGGCGTTCCAGCGGGGCCTGACGGCCCTTGCGCAGTGGGTCGAGCGGGAAGGCGCCCATCGGCCCGTCCCCAGGGCCCACGGGGAGGAGATCACCGTCGACGGCGAGGCAGAGCCGATCGTCGTGAAGCTGGGTGTGTGGGTCTCCAACACCAAAACCCGACGCCACAAACTCACCACCGAACAACTCGCCGCACTCGCCAAGCTCGGCGTGGACTGGGCGTGA
- a CDS encoding terpene synthase family protein: MTSSFCFAFDDHLDGPLGQDPARAAAVSQQLIDIVHGATPAPGADACSVAFAELWARCTDGAHPGWVARTACEWEYYFATQAHEAIGRLRGTPADMETYLQVRRGIAGTDLPLSLGERAAAITIPAAAFHSPQLRIMRQAAIDVTFMCNDVYSLEKEEARGDMDNLVLVLEHTQGYSRQEAIEAARQEVEQRVDRFREQARQVPAMCHQLGLTAPEQTAVATYVEIMEAWMSGYHAWQTQTRRYTSALQTVPITGPGYFEEVLGA, from the coding sequence GTGACCAGCTCGTTTTGCTTCGCCTTCGACGACCACTTGGACGGCCCCCTCGGCCAGGACCCCGCCCGCGCCGCGGCCGTCAGCCAGCAACTGATCGACATCGTCCACGGCGCCACCCCCGCACCGGGGGCGGACGCGTGCTCAGTCGCGTTCGCCGAGCTGTGGGCGCGCTGCACCGACGGCGCGCACCCGGGGTGGGTGGCCCGTACCGCGTGCGAGTGGGAGTACTACTTCGCCACCCAGGCCCACGAGGCGATCGGCCGGCTCCGTGGGACGCCCGCCGACATGGAAACGTATCTGCAAGTCAGACGGGGCATCGCCGGAACCGACCTGCCCCTGTCGCTGGGCGAGCGGGCCGCCGCCATCACCATTCCCGCCGCCGCGTTCCACAGTCCGCAGCTGCGGATCATGCGGCAGGCCGCCATCGACGTCACGTTCATGTGCAACGACGTCTACTCCCTGGAGAAAGAGGAAGCCCGCGGCGACATGGACAACCTCGTCCTCGTCCTCGAACACACCCAGGGGTACAGCCGACAGGAAGCGATCGAAGCAGCCCGCCAGGAAGTCGAACAGCGGGTCGACCGGTTCCGGGAACAGGCCCGCCAGGTCCCGGCCATGTGCCACCAGCTCGGCCTCACCGCCCCGGAACAGACCGCTGTGGCCACGTATGTGGAGATCATGGAAGCCTGGATGAGCGGCTACCACGCCTGGCAGACCCAGACCCGCCGCTACACCAGCGCCCTCCAAACCGTCCCGATCACCGGACCCGGCTACTTCGAGGAGGTCCTGGGAGCGTAA
- a CDS encoding DUF6183 family protein → MKDMNDDFVWGEPERRAALGDVAYLRELGARLADQHKDATARARTYGDRLAHVIRVLALTPGRDSLVELLRLLDEKRPSSSASGLASLLAEHHRAGDLAVTVFDHSGWCADELSSCLFHELLLRGADMTGCRAPRSSHTLDWLPRQLRDFEAGAKFPTRSVNGSAGGFWTRMPTLGRVDPATPRTTERSALRNSATVEVHESIVSAPHAGEWGDCDAWVFELEGALAPELVPALLPTLPVSCTEVGPTDRFEIALSGLGEVWGLLFAAASMGGVYGGGVGGAWGRMWTWRSLAGLSGAPMWADAQEVERHARQSTWFRFEADSAWFHNEIGCDFGIAALSPDRRRLAVLAATDTD, encoded by the coding sequence ATGAAAGACATGAACGACGACTTCGTCTGGGGCGAGCCGGAGCGGCGGGCCGCGCTGGGCGACGTCGCGTACCTGCGGGAGCTGGGGGCGCGGCTCGCGGACCAGCACAAGGACGCCACCGCGCGGGCGCGGACCTACGGGGATCGGCTGGCGCACGTCATACGGGTGCTGGCGCTCACGCCGGGCCGGGACAGCCTGGTGGAGCTGCTGCGGCTGCTCGACGAGAAGCGCCCCTCTTCGAGCGCGAGCGGCCTCGCCTCGCTCCTCGCGGAGCACCACCGGGCCGGTGACCTGGCCGTCACCGTCTTCGACCACTCCGGCTGGTGCGCGGACGAGCTGAGCTCCTGCCTCTTCCACGAGCTGCTGCTGCGGGGTGCGGACATGACGGGCTGCCGGGCGCCGCGCTCCTCGCACACCCTGGACTGGCTGCCCCGGCAGCTGCGTGACTTCGAGGCCGGCGCCAAGTTCCCGACTCGCTCGGTCAACGGCTCCGCGGGCGGGTTCTGGACCCGCATGCCCACCCTGGGACGCGTCGACCCTGCGACGCCCCGCACCACCGAACGATCGGCCCTGCGGAACTCGGCCACCGTGGAGGTCCACGAGAGCATCGTGTCCGCCCCGCATGCCGGCGAATGGGGGGATTGCGACGCCTGGGTCTTCGAGCTGGAGGGAGCCCTCGCTCCCGAGCTGGTCCCCGCTCTGCTGCCGACGCTGCCCGTGTCCTGCACCGAGGTCGGGCCGACGGACCGCTTCGAGATCGCGCTCAGCGGGCTCGGCGAGGTCTGGGGGCTGCTCTTCGCCGCCGCCTCGATGGGCGGGGTTTACGGCGGGGGTGTGGGCGGAGCCTGGGGGCGGATGTGGACCTGGCGCTCGCTCGCGGGCCTGAGCGGTGCCCCGATGTGGGCGGACGCGCAGGAGGTGGAACGCCACGCCCGCCAGAGCACCTGGTTCCGCTTCGAGGCCGACTCGGCGTGGTTCCACAACGAGATCGGCTGCGACTTCGGCATAGCGGCCCTCTCACCCGACCGCCGCCGCCTCGCCGTCCTGGCGGCCACGGACACCGACTAG
- a CDS encoding MBL fold metallo-hydrolase, giving the protein MTSDLLQLTVLGSATPYASADNPCSGYLVTGAGTRVWVDAGSGTLAQLQRYVRLDGLDAIWISHLHADHSADLLTAYYAALYADIRLPAPIPLYAPPGTADRLAHFLTNTSTRSPVESAFAVHELYDGHRARVGSLTLTSRAVAHGMPAFAVRVDGAGGSLVYSGDTAPCPGLTGLAEGCDVLLCEAESDRPPTDGEPVHHTPEQAGATARAAGAGRLIVTHVGHALTPWQALTRAATRFEGPVDWAAPGAVFPIG; this is encoded by the coding sequence ATGACCAGCGATCTCCTCCAGCTCACCGTCCTGGGTTCCGCGACACCCTACGCGAGCGCGGACAACCCGTGCTCCGGCTACCTGGTGACCGGCGCCGGCACGCGGGTGTGGGTGGACGCGGGGAGCGGGACGCTGGCGCAGTTGCAGCGGTACGTCCGGCTGGACGGCCTGGACGCCATCTGGATCTCGCACCTGCACGCCGACCACAGCGCCGACCTGCTCACCGCGTACTACGCCGCGCTGTACGCGGACATACGGCTCCCCGCGCCCATCCCCCTCTACGCCCCGCCGGGCACCGCCGACCGGCTGGCCCACTTCCTCACCAACACCTCGACCCGCAGCCCGGTCGAATCCGCCTTCGCCGTCCACGAGCTGTACGACGGACACCGGGCCCGGGTCGGCTCCCTCACCCTGACCAGCCGGGCCGTCGCACACGGCATGCCGGCCTTCGCCGTCCGCGTCGACGGGGCGGGCGGCTCGCTGGTCTACTCGGGCGACACGGCGCCGTGCCCGGGCCTGACCGGCCTGGCCGAGGGGTGCGACGTACTGCTGTGCGAGGCGGAGAGCGACCGGCCGCCCACGGACGGCGAGCCGGTGCACCACACCCCGGAGCAAGCCGGTGCCACCGCCCGCGCCGCCGGCGCGGGCCGGCTGATCGTCACCCACGTCGGCCACGCCCTGACCCCGTGGCAGGCGCTCACCCGCGCGGCCACCCGCTTCGAAGGCCCTGTGGACTGGGCCGCCCCGGGCGCCGTCTTCCCGATCGGCTAG
- a CDS encoding SMI1/KNR4 family protein, whose product MTDAVVEDAERRLGVRLPASLLEILRVRNGGVVADAWNAFPTEVPTSWSGNLGIGRHDGRLSMLDTAYLAEEWGSPSPLVLLSGDGHCWIALDYRGCAVDEEPSVTWFDVDDSSELPLAADFRAFVERLTAAAALDLDHPDGTPPAS is encoded by the coding sequence TTGACCGACGCGGTCGTCGAGGACGCCGAACGTCGGCTCGGTGTCCGCCTGCCGGCTTCACTTCTGGAGATCCTGCGGGTCCGGAACGGCGGTGTGGTGGCGGACGCGTGGAACGCGTTCCCGACCGAGGTGCCGACGTCGTGGAGCGGGAACCTGGGCATCGGTCGTCACGACGGCCGGTTGTCGATGCTGGACACGGCCTACCTCGCGGAGGAGTGGGGTTCGCCCTCGCCCCTGGTGCTGCTTTCCGGGGATGGCCACTGCTGGATCGCCCTCGACTACCGGGGCTGCGCGGTGGACGAGGAGCCGTCCGTGACCTGGTTCGACGTGGACGACAGCTCGGAGCTCCCGCTGGCTGCGGACTTCCGAGCGTTCGTCGAGCGACTGACCGCGGCCGCGGCGTTGGACCTCGATCACCCGGACGGCACCCCGCCGGCGTCATGA
- a CDS encoding winged helix-turn-helix transcriptional regulator: protein MAAMDLFGRRWALRILWELRAGPLGARALLARCDGLSSSVLYQRLRELASSGIIASSADGYELTRLGTALRDALRPLDEWAATWAQEQEHNDQEPTQT from the coding sequence ATGGCCGCGATGGACCTGTTCGGCCGTCGGTGGGCGCTGCGCATCCTCTGGGAACTGCGGGCGGGTCCGCTCGGCGCCCGCGCGCTGCTGGCACGGTGCGACGGGCTGTCGTCCAGCGTCCTGTACCAGCGGCTCCGCGAACTCGCGTCGAGCGGGATCATCGCCTCCTCGGCGGATGGCTACGAGCTGACTCGGCTGGGGACGGCTCTGCGTGATGCCCTCCGTCCGCTCGACGAATGGGCGGCCACCTGGGCGCAGGAGCAGGAACACAACGATCAGGAGCCGACGCAGACGTGA
- a CDS encoding EthD family reductase has protein sequence MHKLVVLYPEPADPDHFRDYYVTNHLPLVKDWPGPLAWRYSFDVAAAEGEAPYFAVFEADFADAAAMDAALASPHGQRLSADVPNYATGGVVIINYPVQDGTG, from the coding sequence ATGCATAAGCTCGTCGTCCTGTATCCCGAGCCCGCCGACCCTGACCACTTCCGGGACTACTACGTCACCAACCATCTCCCGCTGGTCAAGGACTGGCCCGGCCCGCTTGCGTGGCGCTACAGCTTCGACGTGGCGGCGGCCGAGGGGGAGGCACCGTATTTCGCGGTCTTCGAGGCCGACTTCGCCGACGCCGCCGCCATGGACGCGGCACTGGCCTCGCCGCACGGCCAGCGGTTGTCCGCCGATGTCCCCAACTACGCCACCGGCGGTGTGGTCATCATCAACTATCCGGTACAGGACGGCACCGGCTGA
- a CDS encoding SGNH/GDSL hydrolase family protein, translated as MTHTAPDPAERMLRFHQPERVLRHLGPTPDEGALAALFGLDRTGYHTRLAGFEQRNRSAATALAADPGATALRAGLPFRPGQHVVAVGESTTADRLSWFEILRHLLPEGVRCTNAAVSGSTTTQALANLPQLAFHQPDWVLCMLGANDAQRLDGVPLVAPAETHRTLLALRDVAVRRTGARWIWLTPPGVDPGRVAQYVHFQRAGLTWAGTDLDTVAEFLLAQPETTIDTRAAAQGHLEEDGLHLTPAGQQRVAATVLEVLGAPPDREENTA; from the coding sequence ATGACCCACACCGCCCCCGATCCGGCGGAACGGATGCTCCGTTTCCACCAGCCCGAGAGAGTTCTGCGACACCTCGGCCCCACCCCCGACGAGGGCGCGCTCGCCGCCCTGTTCGGCCTCGACCGGACCGGCTACCACACGCGCCTGGCCGGTTTCGAGCAACGGAACCGTTCAGCCGCCACCGCACTCGCGGCCGATCCGGGCGCGACAGCACTCCGTGCAGGACTGCCGTTCCGGCCGGGCCAGCACGTGGTGGCCGTCGGGGAGAGCACCACCGCCGACCGGCTTTCCTGGTTCGAGATCCTGCGGCACCTCCTCCCGGAGGGCGTCCGCTGCACCAACGCGGCCGTATCCGGCAGCACGACGACCCAGGCCCTGGCGAACCTCCCGCAGCTCGCCTTCCACCAGCCCGACTGGGTGTTGTGCATGCTGGGGGCCAACGACGCCCAGCGACTGGACGGAGTCCCGCTCGTCGCCCCCGCAGAGACCCACCGCACCCTGCTGGCCCTGCGCGACGTGGCGGTCCGCCGGACCGGGGCCCGCTGGATCTGGCTCACCCCACCCGGTGTCGACCCGGGCCGCGTCGCACAGTACGTGCACTTCCAGCGCGCGGGCCTGACCTGGGCCGGGACGGACCTCGACACCGTCGCGGAATTCCTGCTCGCACAGCCCGAAACCACGATCGACACCCGGGCCGCCGCACAGGGCCACCTGGAGGAGGACGGCCTCCACCTCACCCCGGCCGGCCAGCAACGCGTCGCCGCGACCGTGCTCGAAGTACTCGGTGCACCGCCGGACCGGGAGGAGAACACCGCCTGA
- a CDS encoding MarR family winged helix-turn-helix transcriptional regulator has translation MDTPPQPPTTDPAPATGPRGAAFLLAQIGAHAASRFAERVGHLGLVPADVGLLRMIATRPGRSQRALAEDLGVVPSRVVTLIDNLEGKDLVERRRSAEDRRNYELHLTAEGTRTLGAVSRAAAAHEDALLAALDPQQRTYLSDLLARVATEQGLTPGVHPGYRNRG, from the coding sequence GTGGACACTCCCCCGCAACCGCCTACGACGGACCCCGCCCCGGCCACCGGGCCGCGCGGAGCCGCGTTCCTCCTCGCCCAGATCGGCGCACACGCTGCCTCGCGCTTCGCCGAACGCGTCGGCCACCTGGGGCTGGTGCCGGCGGACGTCGGGCTGCTCCGCATGATCGCCACGCGGCCGGGGCGCAGTCAGCGGGCCCTCGCCGAGGACCTGGGCGTCGTGCCGAGCCGCGTCGTCACGCTGATCGACAATCTGGAGGGCAAGGACCTCGTCGAACGGCGGCGCAGCGCCGAAGACCGCCGCAACTACGAGCTCCACCTCACGGCGGAGGGCACACGCACCCTCGGCGCGGTCTCCCGTGCCGCCGCGGCCCACGAGGACGCCCTGCTCGCCGCCCTCGACCCGCAGCAGCGCACGTACCTCTCCGACCTCCTCGCACGCGTCGCCACCGAGCAGGGTCTGACACCTGGGGTCCACCCCGGCTACCGCAACCGCGGCTGA
- a CDS encoding InlB B-repeat-containing protein translates to MTPLRRPRWSRLLLLCVTAMAALPLASASATGVSAAPSVTRAPSPSDGDGPEVLRDRIVPLALDDFRTLCTAAPFGAPREWTFGFFDNARLTAVEDGIDDDGGTRTWSGHVKGRPDTSVIVSLRGVCSTGSTQPEGTVVEVVADLGEHVYHLETLPGRPLRARITEEDPAKQPHHAPDELAVSPSARTAPRHSLAGRAAATSQDPAVIDVIAGYTPLAVQRAGSAQQVVNTIHWAERKMNEALADSGVPASIDIIGTYNTGYTGNNTSSVMWSKLSNPNDYELGNTAADLRRRYSVDLITVVNSVPGQSSGQGSLPVRGNFHDSLAFSVVDYDSLTGWYNLGHEIGHNLGLFHDRRTLSQQVPDGSWVNDLNTPYGTGWITSDEEHTSLMAYASSCRQPCRTENLYSDPGLSIYGQSLGNESNDNARLARLTTPIVAGYRALTVPRTRYALTLESSDGGSVRPAVYGPYKPGTVVAVTATPAAGHRLAAWIYDGRQYGPTEQVNVTMDAAHTLRAVFIEA, encoded by the coding sequence ATGACTCCTCTCCGCCGCCCCCGCTGGTCCCGTCTGCTCCTGCTCTGCGTAACCGCCATGGCCGCACTGCCCCTGGCGAGCGCCTCCGCCACCGGTGTCTCCGCCGCCCCGTCCGTCACCCGGGCCCCGTCGCCCTCGGACGGCGACGGGCCGGAGGTGCTCCGTGACCGCATCGTCCCGCTCGCACTCGACGACTTCCGGACGTTGTGCACCGCAGCCCCGTTCGGCGCGCCGCGCGAATGGACCTTCGGCTTCTTCGACAACGCCCGCCTCACCGCCGTCGAGGACGGCATCGACGACGACGGGGGCACCCGCACCTGGTCCGGCCACGTCAAGGGCAGGCCGGACACCAGCGTCATCGTCTCCCTGCGCGGTGTCTGCTCCACCGGCAGCACGCAGCCCGAAGGGACCGTCGTCGAGGTCGTCGCCGACCTCGGGGAGCACGTGTACCACCTGGAGACCCTGCCCGGCCGCCCCCTGCGTGCCCGCATCACCGAGGAAGACCCGGCCAAGCAGCCGCACCACGCTCCCGACGAGCTGGCGGTGAGTCCGTCAGCGCGCACCGCGCCCCGCCACTCCCTCGCCGGACGGGCAGCGGCCACCTCGCAGGACCCGGCCGTCATCGACGTCATCGCCGGATACACCCCGCTGGCCGTCCAACGGGCAGGCAGCGCGCAGCAGGTCGTCAACACCATCCACTGGGCCGAACGCAAGATGAACGAGGCCCTCGCCGACAGCGGTGTCCCGGCCAGCATCGACATCATCGGCACCTACAACACCGGCTACACCGGCAACAACACCTCCTCGGTGATGTGGAGCAAGCTGAGCAACCCGAACGACTACGAGCTGGGCAACACCGCCGCAGATCTGCGCCGCCGCTACAGCGTCGACCTGATCACCGTCGTCAACAGCGTTCCGGGCCAGTCCTCCGGACAGGGCAGCCTCCCGGTGCGCGGCAACTTCCACGACAGCCTCGCCTTCTCGGTCGTCGACTACGACTCGCTCACCGGCTGGTACAACCTCGGTCACGAGATCGGCCACAACCTCGGCCTCTTCCACGACCGGCGGACCCTCTCCCAGCAGGTCCCCGACGGCAGCTGGGTCAACGACCTCAACACCCCGTACGGGACGGGCTGGATCACGTCCGACGAGGAGCACACCTCCCTCATGGCGTACGCCAGTTCCTGCCGCCAGCCGTGCCGCACGGAGAACCTGTACTCCGACCCCGGGCTGAGCATCTACGGCCAGTCGCTGGGCAACGAGAGCAACGACAACGCCAGGCTCGCCCGCCTCACCACTCCCATCGTGGCCGGCTACCGCGCCCTCACCGTGCCCCGGACCCGCTACGCCCTCACTCTGGAGAGCTCCGACGGCGGCAGCGTCCGTCCTGCCGTCTACGGCCCCTACAAGCCGGGCACGGTCGTCGCCGTCACCGCGACCCCGGCCGCCGGCCACCGCCTGGCGGCCTGGATCTACGACGGTCGCCAGTACGGACCGACCGAGCAGGTCAACGTGACCATGGACGCCGCCCACACCCTCAGGGCGGTCTTCATCGAGGCCTGA